The following proteins are co-located in the Anoplopoma fimbria isolate UVic2021 breed Golden Eagle Sablefish chromosome 18, Afim_UVic_2022, whole genome shotgun sequence genome:
- the esco2 gene encoding N-acetyltransferase ESCO2 has protein sequence MIPTATRKRKLSSLDSDSHPAKNRVREDVSPVKRSSPRKPPQSPTRKKPVGRPKKENCTSPQKSPRRAAGSPAKSPRKSPFKPSMVTSSFYGLKKPVYLTPLERKAIKDSRPSPPPPLLLPSPPSQEKKKKKRNVKGGSKQRKVAAVSSNVRNTGTIGNAISLKMIKLPKLNSSVAAKPASSTIASSASSTKPAESRKATTIAFSSLKPKPKIFVGAAFFGTGKKRTSMYKKSAPKSSSRPASVPKSKTVLLQTKSEKSKPPAPLMNQQQKHPEKTDVQPVETEENQPSAKQRTKFDPSDWMVPVYEEPETPQPFRSPKMLSEKYGITKELMIVLSRTPTGSPASTAVSLSPQDGGSEPMFDMSEISPTSAAASPPKESSAMYPIFGSASKRLKSPALRPPVSCSTPSGQITPLQTTSSLKERPVRRRKEKQDDDQYIIDAGQKQFGATTCSSCGMVYSADNPEDHFQHTQFHQRFLDSIKFVGWKKERVVAEFWDGKILLVMPDDPKYAIKKADDVRCVADNELGFQQVTLSRPTQAKTYLFINTERMVVGCLVAESIRQAYRVLEQPDQHKDMTKDDFMERHRAWCCSTVPQQALCGISRIWVFSLARRQGIATRMLDTVRSTFMYGSHLTKQEIAFSDPTPDGKLFATKYSNTPTFLVYNFVA, from the exons ATGATACCCACTGCTACCAGGAAGAGGAAGCTCTCCTCGCTGGACTCTGACAG CCACCCGGCCAAGAACAGGGTGAGGGAGGATGTGTCCCCCGTGAAGAGGAGCTCCCCCAGAAAGCCACCACAGTCTCCGACCAGGAAGAAGCCAGTTGGGCGCCCGAAGAAGGAGAACTGTACCTCCCCACAGAAATCCCCAAGAAGAGCAGCAG GCTCTCCAGCCAAATCACCTCGTAAATCTCCATTCAAACCTTCCATGGTTACAAGTTCCTTCTATGGCCTGAAGAAACCCGTATATCTTACTCCACTAGAGAGGAAGGCAATAAAGGACTCTcggccttctcctcctcctcctcttcttcttccttcccctccttcccaggagaaaaagaaaaagaagaggaatgTTAAAGGAGGCAGCAAGCAGAGAAAGGTGGCTGCAGTATCTAGTAATGTGAGGAACACGGGTACCATAGGCAATGCGATCTCTTTAAAGATGATCAAACTACCCAAACTCAACAGCAG TGTCGCTGCTAAACCAGCGTCCAGCACAATCGCTTCTTCCGCTAGCAGCACTAAGCCAGCAGAGTCCAGGAAAGCAACCACCATCGCTTTCAGCAGCCTGAAGCCCAAACCGAAGATCTTTGTCGGAGCTGCTTTCTTCGGTACAGGGAAGAAACGGACGTCCATGTACAAGAAATCTGCACCAAAATCTTCATCCAGGCCAGCTTCAGTTCCAAAAAGCAAAACCGTCTTGCTGCAGACAAAAAGTGAGAAATCAAAGCCACCTGCTCCGTTGATGAACCAACAACAGAAACACCCTGAAAAG ACGGATGTCCAGCCGGTGGAGACAGAAGAGAACCAGCCGAGCGCCAAGCAAAGAACAAAGTTTGATCCGTCAGACTGGATGGTGCCTGTTTACGAAGAGCCTGAAACTCCACAGCCATTCAG GTCCCCTAAGATGTTGTCAGAGAAATATGGGATTACCAAGGAGCTGATGATTGTGTTATCAAGGACACCAACAGGAAGTCCTGCATCCACGGCTGTATCTCTCAGCCCTCAG GATGGTGGCTCTGAACCAATGTTTGACATGAGTGAGATAAGTCCCACCAGTGCTGCTGCCAGCCCACCTAAAg aatCTTCAGCAATGTATCCCATCTTTGGCTCTGCCTCAAAGAG GTTAAAGAGTCCAGCTCTGCGGCCACCAGTGTCTTGCAGCACGCCCTCCGGCCAGATAACGCCCCTTCAAACTACTTCTTCACTCAAAGAGCGACCTGTTCGcaggaggaaagagaaacagGATGATGACCAGTATATTATC GACGCCGGTCAGAAGCAGTTTGGCGCGACGACCTGCAGCTCATGTGGAATGGTTTACAGCGCAGACAACCCAGAGGACCACTTCCAACACACCCAGTTCCACCAGCGCTTCCTCGACTCCATCAAATTTGTG GGCTGGAAGAAAGAGCGTGTGGTGGCCGAGTTCTGGGATGGAAAAATCCTCCTAGTCATGCCAGATGATCCCAAATACGCCATTAAAAAG GCTGATGACGTGCGGTGTGTAGCGGACAATGAGTTGGGTTTCCAGCAGGTGACCCTGAGCAGACCCACACAGGCCAAAACCTACCTCTTCATCAACACAGAGCGCATGGTGGTGGGCTGCCTCGTCGCCGAATCCATACGTCAG GCTTACAGAGTCCTCGAGCAGCCGgaccaacacaaagacatgaCGAAAGACGACTTCATGGAGCGACACCGGGCCTGGTGCTGCTCCACCGTCCCACAACAAGCTCTGTGTGGGATCAGTCGCATCTGGGTCTTCAGTCTGGCCAGACGACAGGGCATCGCTACACGCATGCTGGACACCGTCAG gaGCACCTTCATGTACGGCAGCCATCTAACCAAGCAAGAAATCGCTTTCTCTGACCCGACGCCTGATGGGAAACTGTTTGCAACAAAGTACTCCAACACGCCAACCTTCCTTGTTTACAACTTCGTTGCATGA
- the ccdc25 gene encoding LOW QUALITY PROTEIN: coiled-coil domain-containing protein 25 (The sequence of the model RefSeq protein was modified relative to this genomic sequence to represent the inferred CDS: inserted 2 bases in 1 codon), producing the protein MVFYFTSAVVNPHHTIYMGKXKYENEDLIKYGWPEDIWFHVDKLSSAHVYLRLPKGQTIDDIPPEVLIDCAQLVKNNSIQGCKMNNIKVVYTPWANLKKTGDMDVGQIGFFRQKEVKIVAVEKKVNEIVNRLEKTKDERFPDLAAEKESRDQEERNEKKAQLQDQKKKEKEEQKRKKELDDLKSYTSLMKSENMTTNEDGNDSDDFM; encoded by the exons ATGGTGTTTTACTTCACAAGTGCCG TGGTGAACCCTCACCACACTATCTACATgggaaa caaatatgaaa ATGAGGATCTGATAAAGTATGGATGGCCTGAAGACATCTG GTTTCATGTGGACAAACTGTCTTCGGCTCACGTTTATCTGAGACTTCCAAAG GGTCAGACAATAGATGATATTCCCCCTGAGGTGCTGATAGACTGTGCACAGCTggtgaaaaacaacagcattcaAG GCTGTAAGATGAACAACATCAAAGTGGTTTACACACCGTGGGCCAACCTGAAGAAAACCGGAGACATGGACGTAGGACAGATCGGCTTCTTTCGACAGAAAGAG GTGAAGATTGTGGCAGTGGAGAAGAAGGTCAATGAGATCGTAAACCGCCTGGAGAAAACAAAAGACGAACGCTTCCCCGACCTGGCGGCAGAGAAAGAATCGAGAGACCAAGAGGAGAGGAACGAGAAGAAAGCTCAGCTCCAAgaccagaagaagaaggagaaagaggagcagaagaggaaaaaagaattGGATGATCTcaa GAGCTACACCTCACTGATGAAGAGTGAAAATATGACGACCAATGAG GATGGTAATGATTCAGACGACTTCATGTGA
- the LOC129107597 gene encoding uncharacterized protein LOC129107597, with amino-acid sequence MDSTKKVTKKLSGAAAGTAAWCTNVGNEHGQVLVSVMTAGEGQALDAMADGLMKRYREAGEPQPKILYVDRDCCSQHGPCRTKTMFAEWDGLQVRLDIWHFMRRFAAGVTTEAHRPYLVGLREASYLTPLQVTQVIQLWTALPDCDKKRVNYQPRHQERLTHGRFKAPKRSGVTPGVESVKRCLIGHPGGPAQWPATSRLVEAMCKTLCTLHKTTTKKAGVTTPRWSKILRDYHHIRDLVLNSPTVMQGTKIQLFEINQRTLIQWFQRHQKNQEMSVLSQGVASTNLIPVAPDQLPPPKEQLQLLPPTSGPQHEFVLPPNLVGQAPDLRPGRRPAAATRERPIAPAPTAPDFARLMSAPRMLPACASTPSAGPAPLVPAPAAPVSRFTKRNRQRRALEEESGVGKRKYIRGVTYNTCRQCGQPKTKDFGHSRHGSATFCSRASNGKSLNDWLAEQRAAT; translated from the exons ATGGACTCCACCAAAAAAGTCACCAAGAAGCTGTCTGGTGCTGCTGCAGGTACAGCTGCTTGGTGCACAAATGTGGGGAACGAGCACGGTCAGGTTCTTGTCTCCGTTATGACAGCCGGCGAGGGACAAGCACTTGACGCCATGGCAGATGGCCTAATGAAGCGGTACAGGGAGGCAGGCGAGCCACAACCAAAAATTCTGTACGTGGACAGAGACTGCTGCAGTCAGCATGGCCCTTGCCGGACGAAGACCATGTTTGCTGAGTGGGACGGGCTTCAAGTGCGCCTTGACATTTGGCATTTCATGCGCCGGTTTGCCGCAGGTGTCACGACAGAAGCACACCGCCCTTACCTGGTGGGTCTCCGTGAGGCCTCTTACCTCACTCCACTGCAGGTGACCCAGGTCATCCAGCTGTGGACAGCTCTCCCTGACTGCGACAAGAAGCGGGTCAACTACCAGCCTCGTCATCAGGAGCGACTGACACATGGCCGTTTTAAGGCTCCCAAGCGGTCTGGAGTCACGCCGGGTGTGGAGAGCGTTAAGCGCTGCTTAATAGGACATCCTGGGGGGCCAGCTCAGTGGCCTGCCACCAGCCGCTTGGTTGAGGCCATGTGTAAAACACTGTGCACTTTGCACAAGACGACCACCAAGAAGGCAGGAGTTACCACCCCCAGATGGTCAAAGATTCTCCGCGACTACCACCACATCCGGGATCTAGTGCTCAACAGTCCTACGGTTATGCAGGGCACAAAGATCCAGCTCTTTGAGATTAATCAGCGGACACTCATTCAATG GTTTCAACGGCATCAGAAGAACCAGGAGATGAGTGTCCTTTCTCAGGGAGTGGCTTCCACCAACCTGATTCCTGTGGCACCTGACCAGCTTCCACCACCGAAGGAACAACTGCAGCTCCTTCCTCCGACATCAGGCCCACAGCATGAATTTGTCCTCCCTCCAAATCTGGTGGGGCAAGCTCCTGATCTGCGGCCAGGCCGACGCCCGGCTGCTGCCACCAGAGAGCGCCCCATCGCACCTGCCCCCACTGCACCAGACTTCGCAAGGCTCATGTCAGCTCCTAGGATGTTGCCTGCTTGTGCCTCAACACCCAGTGCAGGCCCAGCTCCACTTGTTcctgctccagctgctcctgTGTCCCGGTTCACAAAGAGGAACAGGCAACGTCGGGCCCTTGAGGAGGAGAGTGGAGTGGGGAAAAGGAAATACATTAGAGGGGTCACCTACAACACCTGTAGACAATGTGGGCAGCCCAAAACCAAGGACTTTGGGCACAGTCGTCATGGCAGTGCCACCTTCTGCTCACGTGCCTCAAATGGCAAATCCCTGAACGATTGGTTGGCAGAACAAAGAGCAGCAACATAA
- the tmem214 gene encoding LOW QUALITY PROTEIN: transmembrane protein 214 (The sequence of the model RefSeq protein was modified relative to this genomic sequence to represent the inferred CDS: inserted 1 base in 1 codon), producing MASNNNNNAAGKWEVVKKGKKNSSSAGGGKNSSDKKPGSSGGGXALGESNQPSRLPLVMSETLYDGFEKMAKKQNKEQVPPPAESENKKPSSSKTSKKSHSSSTVTPATPKTLEEAFKTLDVGDLKQQLARSQTLFPENPSVWVKDLAGYLNLNLTAPEAEPTLSSYAHDYPYCLSGKELKGVIKGLIGRCSDVLPDFFDHCVYTMLRELDRQPGEPLHGYRVCIQAILQDKPKIATQNLPEYLDLLRSVQNRPVKCLTIMWALGQAGFYDLSQGLRVWLGIMLPVLGVKSLSSYAIAYLERLLLLHANLTKGFGIMGPKEFFPLLDFAFMPKNALSSSLQEQLRRLYPRLKALAFGAKPESTLHTYLPSFLSRATPNCPDDMKRELLSSMTECLCVDVQSLGVWRQLYTKHLPQSSLLLNHLFKSWNILPPKLRKNLEETVQSFRVTNEEMKDAVESQELQDCNNLCQNLQVKMRGRGFPWSKLLMVLLVFVAGFIAHDIRSHGSFADSTTALHLRNSGVTAVSQQALSKIKVYSTQAFSWLETNTPHYYSECARVLGPLMDKGLEKTKTAAIFISENTTQFILWVKEKTPQAIEWVNTNTPDSVFQVLEYLKELLLSLHQNYILPALAYISELLQRAWTNLQDSCNGEVSVSCLQGHAVTFTNTTWQLLQHTTSAIKTWAQELLTRA from the exons GAGGTGGtgaagaaagggaagaagaacAGCAGCAGCGCAGGAGGAGGCAAGAACTCGTCCGACAAGAAGCCCGGCAGCAGCGGGGGAG GAGCCCTGGGCGAGTCCAACCAGCCGTCCAGAC tgCCCCTGGTGATGTCTGAGACTCTGTATGACGGCTTTGAGAAGATGGCAAAGAAACAGAACAAGGAGCAGGTTCCACCACCAGCCGAGTCCGAAAATAAGAAGCCCTCATCAAGTAAAACATCCAAGAAATCACACTCCAGCAGTACCGTCACCCCGGCAACACCCAAGACCCTTGAGGAAGCCTTCAAAACT TTGGATGTTGGGGACCTGAAGCAGCAGTTGGCTCGCAGTCAAACCTTGTTCCCAGAAAACCCATCAGTGTGGGTCAAAGACCTGGCAGGATACCTCAACCTCAATCTGACTGCGCCAGAGGCTGAGCCCACACTCAGCAGCTATGCTCACG ATTACCCATACTGCCTTTCAGGAAAAGAGCTGAAGGGAGTGATCAAAGGTCTCATCGGACGCTGCAGTGATGTTCTGCCAGATTTCTTCGACCACTGTGTTTATACTATGCTCAGGGAGCTGGACAGACAGCCAG GAGAACCTCTTCATGGCTACAGAGTTTGCATCCAGGCAATCCTACAGGACAAACCCAAGATCGCCACCCAGAACCTGCCAGaa TATTTGGATTTGCTGCGATCAGTTCAGAATCGTCCAGTGAAGTGTTTGACCATCATGTGGGCTCTTGGCCAAGCTGGATTTTATGACCTCAGCCAGGGACTAAGAG tgtggcTGGGTATCATGCTTCCTGTGCTGGGAGTGAAGTCCTTGTCTTCATATGCCATTGCATATCTGGAGAGACTTCTCCT GCTTCATGCAAACCTGACAAAGGGATTTGGCATCATGGGTCCTAAAGAGTTCTTTCCTTTATTAGATTTTGCTTTCATGCCCAAGAACGCCCTGTCATCAAG tcTTCAGGAGCAGCTGAGGCGTCTGTACCCTCGACTGAAGGCCCTTGCATTTGGAGCCAAACCCGAGAGCACATTGCACACATACCTGCCATCATTTCTGTCCAGAGCCACACCAAACTGTCCAGATGACATGAAGAGAGag CTGCTCAGCAGTATGacggagtgtttgtgtgtggatgtccAGAGTCTAGGCGTGTGGAGGCAGCTCTATACCAAACACTTACCCCAGTCCAG CCTGCTGTTGAACCATTTATTTAAGTCCTGGAATATCCTGCCACCAAAG CTCCGGAAAAACCTTGAAGAGACAGTCCAGTCTTTCAGAGTGACTAATGAAGAGATGAAAGATGCCGTCGAATCTCAGGAGCTTCAGGACTGCAATAACCTGTGCCAG aatctgcaggtgaaGATGCGTGGTCGTGGGTTCCCCTGGTCCAAACTGCTCATGGTTTTGCTTGTGTTTGTCGCCGGCTTCATTGCTCATGACATCAGATCTCATGGCTCCTTTGCAG ATTCCACCACAGCCCTGCATCTGCGCAACTCAGGGGTCACAGCCGTGTCTCAGCAGGCCTTGAGCAAAATAAAGGTCTACTCTACACAGGCCTTTAG CTGGTTGGAGACGAACACTCCTCATTATTACTCTGAGTGTGCACGCGTTTTGGGGCCACTAATGGACAAAGGTTTGGAAAAGACTAAAACAGCAGCCATCTTCATCTCTGAAAACACCACACAGTTTATTCTCTGGGTCAAAGAAAAGACACCACAGGCCATAGAATGG GTGAACACCAACACCCCCGACAGTGTATTCCAGGTGTTGGAGTATTTAAAGGAGCTGCTCCTCTCACTCCATCAGAACTACATCTTGCCGGCGTTGGCGTATATATCTGAACTGCTACAACGAGCGTGGACCAACCTACAGGACTCCTGCAA TGGTGAGGTGTCCGTATCGTGTCTGCAGGGCCACGCTGTGACCTTCACCAACACAACGTGGCAGCTGCTCCAACACACAACGTCGGCCATTAAGACGTGGGCTCAGGAGCTGCTGACACGggcctga